A stretch of the Vigna radiata var. radiata cultivar VC1973A chromosome 7, Vradiata_ver6, whole genome shotgun sequence genome encodes the following:
- the LOC106765992 gene encoding (+)-neomenthol dehydrogenase, with translation MEPEHYFPSPSLLLTRWWTRETVAVVTGGNKGIGFALVKRFAELGVSVVLTARNKQRGEAAVEILRKEGVGDYVHFLLLDVSDPLSVSTFASSFKAKFGPTLDILVNNAGVSYNELEENSVEHAESVMKTNFYGPKLLIQALLPLFRRSSFSITRVLNVSSRLGSLNKVRNADIRAVLEREELMEEEIEGVVDMFLRDVREGRWKKEGWPSYWTEYAVSKLALNAYSRVLAKRYSYEGSGLSVNCFCPGFTQTSMTKGKGTHTAEAAAACAATLALLPPHLLPTGKFFSLGRATTFLNATSKL, from the exons ATGGAACCTGAGCATTATTTTCCTTCTCCCTCTCTCCTCTTAACCAG GTGGTGGACGAGGGAGACGGTGGCGGTGGTAACGGGAGGGAACAAGGGCATAGGGTTTGCATTGGTGAAGCGTTTTGCTGAACTTGGAGTGAGTGTGGTGCTAACAGCTAGAAACAAGCAGAGAGGGGAAGCTGCGGTGGAGATACTGAGAAAAGAAGGGGTTGGTGATTACGTTCATTTTCTACTCCTCGATGTCTCTGATCCCCTTTCTGTTTCCACCTTTGCTTCCTCTTTCAAAGCCAAGTTCGGACCCACCTTGGACATTCTG GTGAACAATGCGGGGGTGTCGTACAATGAACTAGAGGAAAACTCGGTGGAGCACGCGGAAAGTGTGATGAAGACCAACTTCTATGGTCCCAAGTTGCTTATTCAggctcttcttcctctcttccgTCGCTCTTCCTTTTCCATCACTCGTGTTCTCAACGTTAGCTCAAGGCTTGGCTCACTCAAT AAGGTGAGAAACGCAGATATAAGAGCAGTGCTAGAGCGTGAGGAGTTGATGGAGGAGGAGATAGAGGGAGTGGTGGACATGTTCCTTAGAGACGTCAGGGAGGGACGGTGGAAGAAGGAAGGGTGGCCGTCTTACTGGACGGAGTACGCCGTGTCGAAGTTGGCTCTGAATGCGTATTCGAGGGTGTTGGCTAAGAGATATTCTTACGAAGGAAGTGGATTGAGCGTGAACTGTTTTTGCCCTGGTTTCACTCAGACCTCCATGACCAAGGGGAAGGGTACCCACACCGCCGAGGCCGCCGCCGCCTGCGCAGCCACCCTTGCGTTACTTCCGCCGCACCTTTTGCCCACCGGAAAGTTCTTTTCCCTTGGAAGAGCCACCACCTTCCTCAACGCTACTTCTAAACTCTGA